TTCCAGCTCATCTCGTACCACATCAAAGCCCGGGGGCTGATGGACGACCCGTCGATCCCCCTGGCTTTCGCCCTGGCAATGGGCGTCGACGCGCTGACGGCGCTCGTGGTCGGCAAGCTGTACGACCGCATCGGAATGGGAGCCCTGCTCGCTTTGCCGGCCGCCACCATTCCGGCCACCGTTCTGGCGTTTGGCGGCTCACCGGGGGCCGCGTGGGCGGGAGTGGCGCTGTGGGGCATGGTGATGGGCGTTCAGGAGACCATCATGCGGGCGGCCATCGCCGACCTGGCGCCGCCTGAAGTCCGGGGCAGTGCCTACGGGATCTTCAACACCGCCTTCGGGGGAGCGTGGTTCCTGGGGAGCACGGCCATGGGCCTGCTCTACGAGGTATCGGCCGCCTGGGTGGTCACCTTCTCCGTGACCATGCAGTTGCTGGCCGTGCCCCTGTTTGCGGCGGTTCACCGCGCGTCGCCGCGGCCGGCATAGGGCTCGTGTGGGGGCGGGGCGGCGGCCCTCCACCTCTGCCGGCTGCGAAGGGTGCGAACTGCCCGGGGGCCGACCAGCACCAGCGCCGCCGTGGCCAGCAGGGCCGCCGAGATCGGGTGGGTGAGGAACACCGTGGGATCACCCTGGCTGATGGCCAGGGCGCGCCGGAATTGCTGCTCCGCCATTGGGCCCAGAATCATGCCGATGATGGCAGGCGCCGGAGGGAAGTCGTAGCGACGCATGACGAACCCGACGGCACCGATCAGAGCGAGCAGCACCAGGTCCACGACGGAGCTGTTGAGGCTGTAGGTCCCGAGAGCCGCGAAAACCAGGATGCCCCCGTACAGCAACGGCTTCGGAATGGCCAGCAACCTCACCCAGATGCCCGCAAGGGGCAGGTTCACGATGAGCAGCATCAGGTTGCCGATATAGAGGCTTGCGATCATCCCCCACACCAGGTCAGGCGCCCGTTCAAACAACAGCGGCCCGGGCTGCGACCCGTACTGCTGCAGACCCGCCAGCATCATGGCCGCGGTCGATGAGGTCGGCAGCCCCAGCGTCAGGAGCGGCACCAGCACGCCAGCGGCCGAGGCGTTATTGGCCGCTTCGGGACCGGCCACCCCCTCGATGGCGCCCTTTCCAAACTCGTCCGGGCGCCGGGTGAGCCGCCTTTCGATCGAGTAACTCAAGAAGGTGGGGATCTCAGCCCCGCCGGCCGGGAGCGCTCCCAGGGGAAACCCAACGATGGCCCCCCGCAGCCACGCCTTCCAGGACCTCGCCCACTCCTCCCTGGTCATCCACACCGAACCGCGCACGGGCGTCAGCTCGCCGTCGCCCCGGCCCAGTCGAGAGGCCACGTAGAGCGTCTCCCCCACCGCAAAGAGCCCAACGGCCACGATGACCACGTCGATGCCGTCCAGGAGTTCCGGCACGCCCAGCGTGAACCGCGCTTGCCCGGTCTGCAGATCGATGCCGACCAGCCCCAGGCCCATTCCGAACAGCAGGCTGGTGAGTCCCCGCACGAGTGACCGGCCCATTACGGACGAAACCGTGGTGAACGCCAGCACCATGAGGGCGAAGTACTCGGCCGGCCCGAACCGCAGCGCAAGCCTGACCAAGACCGGCGCAAGGAAGGTGAGGCCTATCGTGCCCACTGTCCCCGCCACGAAGGACCCGATGGCAGCGGTTGCCAGGGCCGCGGCGCCCCGCCCCTTCCTGGCCATCTGGTTGCCTTCCACCGCGGTGATGATGGAGGCGCTCTCCCCGGGGGTGTTCAGGAGGATGGCGGACGTGGAACCCCCGTACATGCCCCCGTAGTAGATCCCCGCGAACATGATGAAGGCGCCCGTGGGATCGACCCGAAACGTTACGGGCAGCAGAAGCGCTATCGTCAAGGCGGGGCCGATACCCGGCAGAATGCCAACTGCCGTGCCGAGCACCACCCCGGCGAACGCCCACATGAGGTTAACAGGGGTCAGGGCAACCGACAGGCCGTGCACCAACGCTCCGATCGTCTCCGTACCCGCTTCGCCTCCTGTGCCAATGGTGGCCCGGCTTTACCCCACAACCCCCGCCGGCAAGGACAGACCCAGCCCGCGGGTGAACACGAGGTAAGTCGCCGCCGACACGATGAGTCCGACCAGCGTGTTCGCGGCGAGGCGGCGGCTACCCAGGGCGTACGCGCTCAACCCAAAGAGCAGCGTGCTCGAGAGGATGAAACCCGCGCGCTCGATGAGCGCCATGTGGAGCAAGAGCCCCGCGGCCACCAGGCCGGTCGCCTTCCAGTCGCAAGCGGCATCACCGCCCGGCGCTTCACCCCTCAGGGCGCTTCGAACCAGTAGCACCCCGGCCACGACCAGGCCGCTGCCGACCAGTACGGGGAAAAACCGGGGGCTGATTCGCGCATAACCTGGAAGAACCCGCAGGGCGTACGCCCCCGCTATGAAAAAGAGGCCGAGCCCCGCGGCTGCCAGGCCGACCATAAGGTAGCCTGGAGCTGGACCCCTGGCGGGGCCCGACCCCGCAGCGCCGGCCCTCACGGGCTGATCAGGCCGATCTCCAGGAGAACGTCCCGCACCCGCCGCGTTTCATCGGCCAGGAAGCTGGCGAATTCGTCGCCGGCCAGGAAGTAGTCGGTCAAGCTGTATCGCGCCAGGGTATCCTGCCACTGAAGCGTCTTCACCGCCACCCCGACCGCCTCGATCAGCGCCTGCTTCTCGGCGCTGCTGATGCCGGGAGGCGCCACCAAACCGCGCCAGTTGGCCAGTTCAATGTTGAGCCCCTGCTCGCGAAGCGTCGGGATGTCAACCCCTGGCAGCCGGTTCTCAGAGGTGATGCCCAGGGCCCGCAACTGGCCGGCCTCGATCTGCGCCCGCCACTCGCCGTACCCGCTTATGCCGGCGGAGACGTGGCCGCCCAGCACCGCGGCCAGGGCCTCGCCGCCGCCGGAGAACGGGATGTAGTTGACCTGACGGGCGCTGAAGCCCACCTCTTTGGCAATGAGGCCGGCAAGGATGTGGTCGATGCCGCCCGCCGAACCCCCGCCCCACGAGATGGACCCCGGGTTGCGCCGGAAGGACTCCAGCAACTCGCCAAGCGTCCGGAAAGGCGAGCTCGCCGGAACTACGATCACCTCGTACTCGCCGGTGAGGCGCGCGATGGGCGTCGTCTGTGCGAGGGACACGGGCGACCGGTTCGTCAGGATGGCGCCCACCATGACGGCCCCGGTCACCATGAGCAGATCGCCACGGCCGCGTTCCGTGGAGACCAGCCTCGCCAGGCCGACGGTGCCTCCGGCGCCCGGCACGTTGAAGACCTCCACGCCGCCCACAATGATGTGCTGCTCGGTCAACACCGCCTGCAGCGCTCGGGCCGTCTGATCCCACCCGCCGCCCGGTGCCGCCGGCGCCATGATGCGCAGTGACGATGGTGCCGCAGAGACGACGGAGGCACCCAGCAAGACGAGTACCCCAAGCGTCGACATGAAAGCCCGTACAAAAGGAGCCGCCACCGGCCTCATCCTCGACCTGGCACCTCCCCAAACGAGACTTCGGCTGGATGGCCGCGGGGTTCGGTATGGCTAATCGTTTTCCCTCTTGCTCGCCTGCAAACGGGAAGCGATACCCTCCTTACCCGCCACCAGGAAACCGGGGGCGCCACGCTGAACCGGTTTGCCGCGAGGCGAGGCAGGCAGCGAGGTCAAAAGAGGGGGGCGCGCGCTTGAGCGACCGATACAGCCGCATGCTGGCCGAGTACGCTGCATCCGTTCGCTGGGAGGACGTGCCGGCGCCCACCGTTCACGAGGCGAAGCGCCGCGTGCTGGATTCTGTCGGCGTGGCCATGGCTGCGTTCGCCGAGGACAGCCCGAAGGCGGCACGGGGTTACGCCTTCGAGTTCCCGCTGGCCGGCGGCGCCACGCTGTGGGGCACGCCGTTTACGGCCGCGCCCGACGTGGCCGGGTTCGCCAACGGCGTCATGGTGCGGTACCTGGACTTCAACGACACGTACCTCTCCCGGGAACCGCTTCACCCCAGCGACGTCATCCCGCCGCTGTTCGCCGTGGCGGAGTGGCAGGGGCTTCCGGGGCGAGACCTGATCCTGGCGGTGGCCATCGCCTACGAGATCGGGGTCAACCTGTGCGATGCGGCAAGCCTGCGCCAGCACGGATGGGACCACGTCAACTACATCGGCATAGCGGCGGCGGCAGCCGCCGGCCGCCTGCTGGGGCTCTCCGTGGAACAGATCGAGCACGCGATCTCGCTTTCGTCCGTCCCCCACGCCTCCATGCGCCAGACCCGAGCCGGCGAACTCTCCATGTGGAAGGGCGCCGCGGCCGCCAACTCGGGACGCAACGCCGTGTTCGGGGCCGTGCTGGCCTCGAAGGGGATGACCGGGCCGTTCCAGCCGTTTGCCGGCAAGATGGGCTTCTTCAAGCAGCTGCTGGGCGGAGTGCCGTTCGACGAGGCGGCGCTTTCGCCCATGAGCACGAAGCGGCCGCCCCGGCGCATCCTGGACACGTACATCAAGTTCTGGCCGGTGGAGTACCACGCCCAGAGCGCGGTGGACGCGGCGCTGGAGCTGCGCCGCGAGATCGGTGACCCGGGCCGCATCGAGTCCGTCCACATCGACACCTTCAAGGCCGCATACGAGATCATCGCCAAAGACCCGGAAAAGTGGCAGCCCGAGACCCGGGAGACGGCCGACCACTCCCTGCCCTACATCACCCTGGTGGCGCTGCTGGATGGCCGGGTAACGAAACGGTCGTTCGCCAGGGAGCGGTTCACGGAGCCCGCCATCCGCAAGCTTTTGAAGGAGCGCACGACCCTCAACGAGGACCCCGAGTTGACCCGCGGCTATCCCGAGGGCATCCCCAACCGCATCCGGGTGCGAACCCGGGACGGTGCCGAGTACGTCAGGGAGGTGCGGCACCCCAGGGGGCACGCCCGCAACCCCATGACCGACGACGAGGTGGTGCAGAAGTTCCGGCTCAACGTGGAGGACGCCTTCACGCCCTCGCAGGCGCAGAGAGTCGTCGAGTTCGTGATGAACCTGGAGAACCAGACGGATCTGCGCAAGCTGGCCGGGCTTCTGCGCCTCTGAGCGCCTCGCGGCGGGGGCCCGCGGCAGCGGCGTGCCGCCGTGGGCGGCGGCGGGGGACCTGGGAGGGGGGCCTGGAACGTGGGAGCGTGGCTGTTTGAGAGTCGCGACGGCGAGGATCGCCCGGGAGCGGCGCTGCGGCGGCTGGTCGAACAGGAGCCCATCGTGGTGGCGCCGGGGGCGTTCAATGCGCTGGTGGGCGCCATCGCCCGGAAGGTGGGGTTCAAGGCCCTGTACTTCTCCGGCGCCGCCTACTCGGCGAGCCTGGCGCTCCCCGACCTCGGCATCTTCA
This window of the Bacillota bacterium genome carries:
- a CDS encoding tripartite tricarboxylate transporter permease, which gives rise to MWAFAGVVLGTAVGILPGIGPALTIALLLPVTFRVDPTGAFIMFAGIYYGGMYGGSTSAILLNTPGESASIITAVEGNQMARKGRGAAALATAAIGSFVAGTVGTIGLTFLAPVLVRLALRFGPAEYFALMVLAFTTVSSVMGRSLVRGLTSLLFGMGLGLVGIDLQTGQARFTLGVPELLDGIDVVIVAVGLFAVGETLYVASRLGRGDGELTPVRGSVWMTREEWARSWKAWLRGAIVGFPLGALPAGGAEIPTFLSYSIERRLTRRPDEFGKGAIEGVAGPEAANNASAAGVLVPLLTLGLPTSSTAAMMLAGLQQYGSQPGPLLFERAPDLVWGMIASLYIGNLMLLIVNLPLAGIWVRLLAIPKPLLYGGILVFAALGTYSLNSSVVDLVLLALIGAVGFVMRRYDFPPAPAIIGMILGPMAEQQFRRALAISQGDPTVFLTHPISAALLATAALVLVGPRAVRTLRSRQRWRAAAPPPHEPYAGRGDAR
- a CDS encoding tripartite tricarboxylate transporter TctB family protein gives rise to the protein MVGLAAAGLGLFFIAGAYALRVLPGYARISPRFFPVLVGSGLVVAGVLLVRSALRGEAPGGDAACDWKATGLVAAGLLLHMALIERAGFILSSTLLFGLSAYALGSRRLAANTLVGLIVSAATYLVFTRGLGLSLPAGVVG
- a CDS encoding tripartite tricarboxylate transporter substrate-binding protein; its protein translation is MAAPFVRAFMSTLGVLVLLGASVVSAAPSSLRIMAPAAPGGGWDQTARALQAVLTEQHIIVGGVEVFNVPGAGGTVGLARLVSTERGRGDLLMVTGAVMVGAILTNRSPVSLAQTTPIARLTGEYEVIVVPASSPFRTLGELLESFRRNPGSISWGGGSAGGIDHILAGLIAKEVGFSARQVNYIPFSGGGEALAAVLGGHVSAGISGYGEWRAQIEAGQLRALGITSENRLPGVDIPTLREQGLNIELANWRGLVAPPGISSAEKQALIEAVGVAVKTLQWQDTLARYSLTDYFLAGDEFASFLADETRRVRDVLLEIGLISP
- a CDS encoding MmgE/PrpD family protein — its product is MSDRYSRMLAEYAASVRWEDVPAPTVHEAKRRVLDSVGVAMAAFAEDSPKAARGYAFEFPLAGGATLWGTPFTAAPDVAGFANGVMVRYLDFNDTYLSREPLHPSDVIPPLFAVAEWQGLPGRDLILAVAIAYEIGVNLCDAASLRQHGWDHVNYIGIAAAAAAGRLLGLSVEQIEHAISLSSVPHASMRQTRAGELSMWKGAAAANSGRNAVFGAVLASKGMTGPFQPFAGKMGFFKQLLGGVPFDEAALSPMSTKRPPRRILDTYIKFWPVEYHAQSAVDAALELRREIGDPGRIESVHIDTFKAAYEIIAKDPEKWQPETRETADHSLPYITLVALLDGRVTKRSFARERFTEPAIRKLLKERTTLNEDPELTRGYPEGIPNRIRVRTRDGAEYVREVRHPRGHARNPMTDDEVVQKFRLNVEDAFTPSQAQRVVEFVMNLENQTDLRKLAGLLRL